One genomic segment of Chitinophaga sancti includes these proteins:
- a CDS encoding sterol desaturase family protein — protein sequence MKKQYVSNSTESVPMFKNGLMEALSKVHFSVPLILYIPVISYVCYYGLTHTDAGVPVFLLSALGGLFFWTLTEYVLHRFVFHFVPKSKWGLRLHFIFHGVHHDYPNDALRLVMPPSVSVPLAIGFFFLFRALIPVNYLYGFFAGFMTGYLFYDISHYALHHLNFRNAFWKRLKKHHMKHHYQNADKGYGVSSALWDRVFGSNFPQKEEQL from the coding sequence ATGAAAAAGCAATATGTTTCCAATTCAACGGAGTCAGTACCCATGTTTAAGAATGGGCTTATGGAGGCATTATCCAAGGTACATTTCAGTGTACCACTGATCCTGTATATCCCTGTGATCAGTTATGTATGTTATTATGGACTGACCCATACAGATGCAGGGGTGCCGGTGTTCCTGCTGTCAGCATTGGGTGGTCTGTTTTTCTGGACTTTGACTGAATACGTACTACACAGATTTGTATTTCACTTTGTGCCTAAATCCAAATGGGGTCTGAGGCTGCATTTTATATTTCATGGTGTGCATCACGATTACCCAAATGATGCGCTGCGACTGGTAATGCCTCCTTCGGTGAGCGTTCCGCTGGCAATAGGATTCTTTTTCCTGTTCAGGGCACTCATACCTGTTAATTACCTGTATGGTTTCTTTGCCGGTTTTATGACGGGGTACCTGTTTTATGATATTTCCCATTACGCATTACATCACCTGAATTTCAGGAACGCTTTCTGGAAGAGACTGAAAAAGCACCATATGAAACACCATTATCAGAATGCAGATAAAGGATATGGCGTAAGTTCTGCATTATGGGATAGGGTGTTCGGATCAAATTTTCCTCAAAAAGAAGAACAGCTATAA
- a CDS encoding phosphatase PAP2 family protein: METNSKTRFGRKEIIFTTLASIAYLLLSALLVGFKTDQVWLIAIFNGCYYASWGTRRFIIGFSIFLVYWIIFDYMKAAPNYMFFKVHIADIYEFEKNLFGIHEGGQILTPNEYWLAHSQSWIDVMTGIFYLCWVPVPLLFALYLFFTDRLALLHFAATFFFVNLLGFVLYYTFPAAPPWYVQLHGFEFIANTPGNTAGLARFDAFFQSNIFHSIYSKGSNVFAAMPSLHSAYPLIVLYYSRHHVNRFFQVVFAIITVGIWFAAVYLSHHYVVDVLAGISTAIAGIFIYRKYLMKVDFYDRGIQWLYSFVRG, encoded by the coding sequence GTGGAGACTAACAGTAAGACACGATTTGGACGAAAAGAGATCATATTTACTACACTTGCAAGTATAGCCTACCTGTTACTTTCTGCCCTCCTGGTTGGCTTCAAAACCGACCAGGTGTGGCTGATTGCCATTTTTAATGGCTGCTATTACGCATCCTGGGGTACACGTAGGTTCATTATAGGATTTTCCATTTTTTTAGTTTACTGGATCATATTCGACTATATGAAAGCCGCACCGAACTACATGTTCTTTAAGGTGCATATAGCGGATATATATGAGTTTGAGAAGAACTTATTCGGCATTCATGAGGGCGGGCAAATACTGACCCCTAATGAGTACTGGCTGGCACATTCCCAGTCGTGGATCGATGTAATGACAGGGATCTTTTACCTGTGCTGGGTGCCGGTGCCACTACTGTTTGCCTTGTATTTATTTTTTACCGACAGACTGGCGTTACTGCATTTTGCGGCTACCTTCTTCTTTGTAAACCTGTTGGGATTTGTGTTATACTATACCTTTCCGGCAGCGCCACCATGGTATGTGCAGCTGCATGGATTTGAGTTTATCGCCAATACACCGGGCAATACTGCGGGGTTAGCGCGCTTTGACGCGTTCTTTCAATCAAATATTTTCCATTCTATTTATAGCAAAGGCTCGAATGTATTTGCAGCCATGCCTTCCCTGCATTCTGCATATCCACTCATCGTATTGTATTATTCCAGGCACCATGTAAACCGTTTCTTCCAGGTTGTATTTGCTATCATAACGGTAGGTATATGGTTTGCTGCAGTCTACCTCAGTCACCACTATGTAGTAGATGTACTGGCGGGCATTTCTACCGCTATTGCAGGCATTTTCATTTACAGGAAATACCTCATGAAGGTAGACTTTTATGA